One Brassica napus cultivar Da-Ae chromosome A1, Da-Ae, whole genome shotgun sequence genomic region harbors:
- the LOC106355141 gene encoding uncharacterized protein LOC106355141: protein MPVPDPRAGQAFICLITLFLFLSIAVGGGCLIAYTVLPYPSIWLAYIGIFFVCLPWFFWILTFSYRIVSRTFGFRMVIGSGGNNNSANGEAKPRELDPPEQSLESPKDEPEAMARPQGHILMSMEGNQSKKRMSTSSVGSHESEMPLAISMGS, encoded by the coding sequence ATGCCTGTGCCAGATCCACGAGCGGGGCAGGCATTCATCTGTCTCATTACCTTATTTCTTTTCTTGTCGATTGCTGTCGGAGGAGGTTGTCTCATTGCATACACAGTCCTTCCTTACCCTTCAATCTGGCTCGCTTACATCGGCATTTTCTTTGTTTGTCTTCCTTGGTTCTTTTGGATCTTAACATTTTCATACCGCATTGTTTCACGCACTTTTGGATTCAGGATGGTCATTGGATCTGGTGGTAACAATAACAGTGCCAATGGAGAGGCCAAGCCACGCGAACTTGACCCTCCCGAGCAATCGTTAGAGTCTCCTAAAGATGAACCTGAGGCAATGGCTCGTCCGCAAGGCCATATTCTAATGTCAATGGAAGGGAACCAATCCAAGAAACGAATGTCAACATCCAGCGTCGGTTCACATGAAAGTGAGATGCCACTAGCCATTTCTATGGGCTCATGA